One part of the Glycine soja cultivar W05 chromosome 11, ASM419377v2, whole genome shotgun sequence genome encodes these proteins:
- the LOC114377324 gene encoding equilibrative nucleotide transporter 3-like produces the protein MVNSEVSTRLEGKYAAIVVCWLLGNGCLFSWNSMLTIEDYYGYLFPKYHPSRVLTLVYQPFAFGTLAILAYNEAKLNTRLRNLFGYILFFISTLLVLILNSATSGKGGLGTFIGICALSGAFGVADAHVQGGMVGDLSYMKPEFIQSFLAGLAASGALTSALRLVTKAAFENSKDGLRKGAILFFAISTFFELLCVVLYAFIFPKIPIVKYYRSKAASEGSKTVSADLAAGGIRTLPGTEKEYTKDPERKGNKQLLLENIDYALDTFLIYMLTLSIFPGFLLEDTGSHSLGTWYALVLIAMYNVWDLIGRYIPLLKCLKLESRKLITITILSRFLLVPAFYFTAKYGDQGWMIVLTSFLGLSNGYLTVCVLTSAPKGYKGPEQNALGNLLVLFLLGGIFAGVTLDWLWLIGKGW, from the exons ATGGTCAACAGTGAGGTTTCTACACGTCTTGAG GGAAAATATGCTGCAATTGTGGTGTGCTGGCTTCTTGGCAATGGATGTCTTTTCTCGTGGAACAGTATGCTGACAATAGAAGATTACTACGGTTACTTGTTTCCG AAATACCACCCCTCTAGGGTGCTTACTCTTGTATATCAGCCATTTGCATTTGGAACACTTGCGATACTGGCATATAATGAGGCCAAACTCAATACTCGACTAAGGAATCTGTTTggatatatactttttttcatAAGCACTTTGTTGGTGTTAATT TTGAATTCAGCAACATCTGGTAAAGGAGGACTTGGAACTTTCATCGGTATATGCGCACTTAGTGGTGCTTTTGGAGTTGCAGATGCTCATGTTCAAGGTGGAATGGTGGGAGACCTCTCCTACATGAAACCAGAATTCATTCAA TCTTTCCTTGCTGGTTTGGCAGCATCCGGTGCATTAACCTCTGCTTTGAGGTTGGTTACAAAAGCAGCATTTGAGAATTCTAAGGACGGTCTCCGCAAAGGAGCCA TTCTGTTCTTTGCCATATCAACATTCTTTGAGCTTCTTTGTGTTGTTCTCTATGCATTTATTTTCCCTAAAATACCAATTGTGAAGTACTACCGTTCAAAGGCAGCATCAGAAGGATCCAAAACTGTTTCAGCTGACCTTGCAGCTGGTGGCATCCGGACATTACCTGGAACA GAGAAGGAATATACGAAAGATCCAGAGAGGAAGGGAAACAAGCAATTGTTATTAGAAAATATTGACTATGCACTTGACACGTTCCTAATTTATATGCTAACACTGTCTATTTTCCCTGGATTCCTCTTAGAAGATACTGGATCACATAGTTTAGGCACCTG GTATGCTCTTGTTTTAATTGCTATGTATAATGTGTGGGATCTGATTGGAAGATACATTCCACTCTTGAAATGCTTGAAGTTGGAGTCCCGAAAGTTGATCACTATAACAATTCTTAGCCGTTTCTTACTTGTTCCAGCATTTTATTTCACTGCTAAGTATGGTGACCAAGGGTGGATGATAGTGTTAACGTCCTTCTTGGGGCTATCCAATGGTTACCTCACTGTCTGTGTTCTAACATCTGCACCCAAAGGTTACAAG GGTCCAGAACAAAATGCCTTGGGAAACCTATTGGTGTTGTTTCTTCTTGGAGGTATTTTTGCAGGGGTGACACTTGACTGGCTGTGGTTAATAGGTAAAGGATGGTGA
- the LOC114377041 gene encoding cytochrome b6-f complex iron-sulfur subunit, chloroplastic-like gives MASTTLSPTTPSQLCSGKSGIFSSSQALLVKPVKRQMMGKSKGLRIACQATSISADRVPDMGKRQLMNLLLLGAISLPTAGMLIPYTYFFVPPGSGSSAGGTVAKDAVGNDVIAENWLKAHGPGDRTLTQGLKGDPTYLVVEKDRTLATFAINAVCTHLGCVVPWNQAENKFICPCHGSQYNDQGRVVRGPAPLSLALAHCDIDDGKVVFVPWVETDFRTGDAPWWA, from the exons ATGGCATCCACCACTctatcccctacaaccccttctcag CTATGCTCAGGAAAAAGTGGGATTTTCAGTTCCTCACAGGCACTTCTTGTGAAGCCAGTGAAGAGGCAGATGATGGGGAAGAGCAAGGGATTGAGAATTGCATGCCAAGCCACCAGCATTTCCGCTGATAGAGTCCCTGACATGGGCAAAAGACAGCTCatgaatcttcttcttcttggtgCCATTTCACTCCCCACTGCTGGAATGCTTATTCCCTACACCTACTTCTTTGTCCCTCCAGG TTCAGGTTCTTCAGCTGGCGGTACTGTTGCCAAGGATGCCGTTGGAAATGATGTAATTGCCGAGAATTGGCTCAAGGCACATGGACCTGGTGACCGAACCCTTACACAAGGATTGAAG GGAGATCCTACCTATCTTGTTGTGGAGAAAGACAGAACCCTTGCAACATTTGCAATTAATGCCGTGTGCACTCATCTTGGATGTGTCGTGCCATGGAATCAAGCGGAGAACAAGTTCATCTGCCCTTGCCATGGATCTCAGTACAATGACCAAGGAAGAGTTGTGAGAGGACCTGCTCCATTG TCTCTGGCATTAGCACATTGTGATATAGATGATGGGAAGGTCGTGTTTGTTCCTTGGGTTGAAACAGATTTCAGAACAGGTGATGCTCCATGGTGGGCTTAG
- the LOC114375474 gene encoding coumaroyl-CoA:anthocyanidin 3-O-glucoside-6''-O-coumaroyltransferase 1-like isoform X2: MAQEMNEPAMNIIEQSQVAPPQGSLPSTITPLTFLDIPWLLSRHARRIFFYDFPFPTTHFLQTALPILKHSLSHTLQHFFPFASNLILPPHPHVPYIRYLEGDSLSFTVAESSPADFTLLTSDSPRDSYDWQPLAPVLPSQRTSHDGTCEFPLMAIQVTMIPNSGFSICVIFDHVAGDGRTLHHFMKFWASVCKAKGDLDFPCSMPLPLYDRNIVKDPKGLMHVYMQDLRNSALLTKQFRGVLRGVYTDKIRTKGKGR; this comes from the exons ATGGCTCAAGAGATGAATGAGCCTGCAATGAACATCATAGAGCAGTCTCAAGTTGCTCCTCCACAGGGCTCCCTTCCTTCAACAATTACCCCCCTCACTTTCCTCGACATTCCATGGCTCCTCAGCCGCCACGCCAGACGCATCTTCTTCTACGACTTTCCCTTTCCTACCACCCACTTCTTGCAAACAGCACTTCCTATTCTGAAACATTCTCTTTCCCACACACTCCAACACTTCTTCCCCTTTGCCTCCAATCTCATCCTCCCTCCACACCCCCACGTCCCTTACATCCGTTACCTTGAGGGTGACTCTCTCTCATTCACTGTCGCAGAGTCCAGTCCTGcagacttcactcttctcacaTCAGATTCCCCTCGAGACTCCTATGACTGGCAACCCCTTGCTCCGGTGCTACCCTCGCAACGTACTTCTCACGACGGCACGTGCGAGTTCCCCCTCATGGCCATTCAGGTAACGATGATACCAAACTCTGGATTCAGCATCTGTGTTATCTTCGACCACGTTGCAGGAGATGGGAGAACCCTTCATCATTTCATGAAGTTTTGGGCCTCCGTTTGCAAGGCCAAAGGAGATTTGGATTTCCCTTGCTCTATGCCTCTACCCTTATATGATAGGAACATAGTCAAAGACCCCAAAGGGCTCATGCACGTTTACATGCAAGACCTGAGAAATTCAGCGTTGCTAACTAAACAGTTCCGAGGGGTTTTACGTGGTGTTTACACTGACAAG ATCAgaacaaaaggaaaaggaaggTAA
- the LOC114374872 gene encoding coumaroyl-CoA:anthocyanidin 3-O-glucoside-6''-O-coumaroyltransferase 2-like yields the protein MVVLKQHKLVENFQVVPAVRTTTSLPLTFLDLPLAGPIYVRRQFFYHFPHSTLHFCETILPCLKTSLSQTLQHFFPLAGNLICPPTPHKPFIRSTDDDSVTLTIIESEADFNHLSSNHPKSIKDLDHLVPKLTCTNTHDGTFVFPLVALQATVFPNHGLCIAITYCHVMDDSCCSHFMKSWSSICRSGGVDFTLVEKSPPCFDREVLKDPKGLEAIFLRYYLENRSTWKDKLIGKTSEIAGGNEDYFKATIVFGRDDIEGLRIWVLNQWKNSDEFITPQYLSKFVVTCAFVWVCMVKTRCRNDAEDDVQEDYFFFGANCRDRLEHPVPKTYFGNCLTLCSAMLKRKDLKGEGGFLNAVKLIEKEVTDLKSDLFKDAENWRESFTKMFVLETILMVTGSPKFGVYETDFGFGRPTKVEMVHSFKGMSLAESGDEEGGLEVGLVCTSTEIEYLNSVIEQGLGVSKS from the coding sequence ATGGTGGTTCTTAAACAACACAAGCTTGTTGAAAATTTTCAGGTTGTTCCAGCAGTGAGGACAACAACCTCTCTTCCCCTCACATTCCTTGATTTGCCTTTAGCAGGTCCTATTTATGTGAGACGCCAATTCTTCTATCACTTCCCCCATTCCACACTCCATTTCTGTGAAACCATACTTCCTTGTCTCAAAACCTCTCTCTCTCAAACCCTTCAACACTTCTTCCCTCTCGCTGGAAATCTCATCTGTCCACCAACACCCCACAAACCCTTCATTCGCTCCACCGATGATGACTCTGTCACCTTAACCATCATCGAGTCTGAAGCAGATTTCAACCATCTCTCTTCCAACCACCCCAAAAGCATCAAAGACTTGGATCACTTGGTTCCAAAGTTAACATGCACAAACACACATGATGGCACGTTTGTTTTTCCCTTGGTGGCATTGCAAGCCACGGTTTTCCCCAACCATGGCCTTTGCATCGCGATCACGTATTGCCACGTGATGGATGATAGTTGTTGCAGCCATTTCATGAAATCTTGGTCCTCCATTTGTCGAAGTGGTGGAGTTGACTTTACTCTTGTGGAGAAGTCACCACCGTGCTTTGATAGGGAAGTATTGAAGGACCCCAAAGGACTCGAAGCCATCTTCTTGAGATATTATTTAGAAAATAGGTCAACTTGGAAGGACAAACTCATTGGTAAAACTTCTGAGATTGCTGGTGGAAATGAAGATTATTTCAAAGCAACGATTGTTTTTGGAAGAGATGACATCGAGGGGCTGAGAATATGGGTGCTGAATCAGTGGAAGAACAGTGACGAATTCATCACGCCACAATATCTATCAAAATTCGTGGTGACATGTGCTTTTGTGTGGGTTTGTATGGTTAAAACAAGATGCAGAAATGATGCTGAAGATGATGTCCAAGAGGATTACTTTTTTTTCGGTGCAAATTGCAGAGATCGCCTTGAGCATCCTGTGCCAAAAACTTACTTTGGAAACTGCTTAACCCTATGTTCAGCAATGCTCAAGAGAAAGGACCTCAAGGGAGAAGGGGGTTTTCTTAATGCGGTCAAGCTCATTGAAAAGGAAGTAACTGATTTAAAAAGTGATCTCTTTAAAGATGCAGAAAATTGGAGGGAATCTTTTACGAAGATGTTTGTGTTGGAAACTATCTTGATGGTTACAGGGTCACCCAAGTTCGGTGTTTATGAGACTGATTTTGGATTTGGAAGGCCTACCAAAGTGGAAATGGTACATTCCTTCAAGGGTATGTCTCTAGCTGAAAGTGGAGATGAAGAAGGAGGACTTGAGGTTGGCTTGGTGTGCACAAGTACagaaattgaatatttaaattctGTTATTGAACAAGGACTTGGAGTTtcgaaatcataa
- the LOC114375474 gene encoding coumaroyl-CoA:anthocyanidin 3-O-glucoside-6''-O-coumaroyltransferase 2-like isoform X1, giving the protein MAQEMNEPAMNIIEQSQVAPPQGSLPSTITPLTFLDIPWLLSRHARRIFFYDFPFPTTHFLQTALPILKHSLSHTLQHFFPFASNLILPPHPHVPYIRYLEGDSLSFTVAESSPADFTLLTSDSPRDSYDWQPLAPVLPSQRTSHDGTCEFPLMAIQVTMIPNSGFSICVIFDHVAGDGRTLHHFMKFWASVCKAKGDLDFPCSMPLPLYDRNIVKDPKGLMHVYMQDLRNSALLTKQFRGVLRGVYTDKVRATFIFSSEQAQKLKKWVSLKCNGSRTLHISTFVVTCSLIWVCMLRSEQKEKEGNNEPGNIGFSADCHNHPQFSLPSNYFGNCLIPLITRLKRGELVEQNGIVAAANAIEKKIRDFKSDALRWAETTMSDIRGLRKSGQSLVVIVGSPKLTAYNTDFGWGKPVKSEVVNLDSVGTVSLSDCRDQEGGIQVGMVLERIRMNNFTSILEEHLSHVAVLD; this is encoded by the coding sequence ATGGCTCAAGAGATGAATGAGCCTGCAATGAACATCATAGAGCAGTCTCAAGTTGCTCCTCCACAGGGCTCCCTTCCTTCAACAATTACCCCCCTCACTTTCCTCGACATTCCATGGCTCCTCAGCCGCCACGCCAGACGCATCTTCTTCTACGACTTTCCCTTTCCTACCACCCACTTCTTGCAAACAGCACTTCCTATTCTGAAACATTCTCTTTCCCACACACTCCAACACTTCTTCCCCTTTGCCTCCAATCTCATCCTCCCTCCACACCCCCACGTCCCTTACATCCGTTACCTTGAGGGTGACTCTCTCTCATTCACTGTCGCAGAGTCCAGTCCTGcagacttcactcttctcacaTCAGATTCCCCTCGAGACTCCTATGACTGGCAACCCCTTGCTCCGGTGCTACCCTCGCAACGTACTTCTCACGACGGCACGTGCGAGTTCCCCCTCATGGCCATTCAGGTAACGATGATACCAAACTCTGGATTCAGCATCTGTGTTATCTTCGACCACGTTGCAGGAGATGGGAGAACCCTTCATCATTTCATGAAGTTTTGGGCCTCCGTTTGCAAGGCCAAAGGAGATTTGGATTTCCCTTGCTCTATGCCTCTACCCTTATATGATAGGAACATAGTCAAAGACCCCAAAGGGCTCATGCACGTTTACATGCAAGACCTGAGAAATTCAGCGTTGCTAACTAAACAGTTCCGAGGGGTTTTACGTGGTGTTTACACTGACAAGGTACGTGCGACTTTCATATTCAGTAGCGAACAAgctcagaaattaaaaaaatgggtcTCTCTTAAATGTAACGGTTCGCGGACTTTACATATATCAACCTTTGTGGTGACATGTTCTTTGATATGGGTGTGTATGCTCAGATCAgaacaaaaggaaaaggaaggTAATAATGAGCCAGGCAACATCGGATTTTCCGCAGACTGTCACAACCATCCTCAGTTTTCATTACCTTCAAACTACTTTGGGAATTGTTTGATCCCTCTCATTACAAGGCTAAAGAGGGGTGAGTTGGTGGAACAAAATGGGATTGTTGCAGCTGCAAATGCCATTGAAAAGAAGATTAGAGATTTCAAGAGTGATGCTTTGAGATGGGCCGAAACAACGATGTCAGATATTAGAGGCTTAAGGAAATCTGGTCAATCTCTTGTAGTGATTGTTGGCTCGCCAAAGCTGACCGCGTACAACACTGACTTTGGTTGGGGGAAGCCCGTGAAGTCTGAAGTGGTGAATCTTGATTCTGTGGGAACAGTTTCTCTCTCTGATTGTAGGGACCAAGAAGGTGGAATTCAGGTTGGAATGGTACTCGAGAGGATTCGAATGAACAATTTCACCAGCATCTTGGAAGAACACCTTAGTCATGTTGCCGTTCTTGACTAA
- the LOC114377611 gene encoding coumaroyl-CoA:anthocyanidin 3-O-glucoside-6''-O-coumaroyltransferase 2-like translates to MVVLREHKLVEKFQVGPAVRTITTLPLTFLDLPLAGPIYVRRQFFYHFPHSTLHFCETILPCLKTSLSQTLQHFFPLAGNLLCPPPPHKPFIRCTGDDFVTLTIIESEADFKNLSSNRPKSLKDLDHLVPKLTCSNTHHDTFIFPLVALQATVFPNHGLCIAITYCHVMDDSCCSHFMKSWSSICRSGGVDFTLVEKSTPCFDREVLKDPKGLEAIFLRDYFEERSTWKVGKTSEVSNGNSEDYVKATIVFGREDVEGLRRWVLNQWKRSKEFNTPQYISKFVVTCAFVWASLVKTRCRNDEEEDVKEEFFRFAADCRDRLEHPVPKTYFGNCLTLCYAMLKREDLKGESGFVNAVKVIERAVADMKSELFKDAENWRESFTKMFVLGSTLIVTGSPKFTVYETDFGFGRPTKVEMAHSFKGMSLAETGDNEGGLEIGLVCTSTEYEYLISLIEQGLQISKS, encoded by the coding sequence ATGGTAGTTCTTAGAGAACACAAACTTGTAGAAAAATTTCAGGTTGGTCCAGCAGTGAGAACAATCACCACTCTTCCCCTCACATTCCTTGATTTGCCTTTAGCAGGTCCTATTTATGTGAGACGCCAATTCTTCTATCACTTCCCCCACTCCACACTCCATTTCTGTGAAACCATACTTCCTTGTCTCAAAACCTCTCTCTCTCAAACCCTTCAACACTTCTTCCCTCTCGCTGGAAACCTCCTCTGTCCACCACCACCCCACAAACCCTTCATTCGCTGCACCGGTGATGACTTTGTCACCTTAACCATCATTGAGTCCGAAGCAGATTTCAAAAATCTCTCATCCAACCGCCCCAAAAGCCTCAAAGATTTGGATCACTTGGTTCCCAAGTTAACATGCTCAAACACACACCATGACACGTTCATTTTCCCATTGGTAGCATTGCAAGCCACGGTTTTCCCCAACCATGGCCTTTGCATCGCGATCACGTATTGCCACGTGATGGATGATAGTTGTTGCAGCCATTTCATGAAATCTTGGTCCTCCATTTGTCGAAGTGGTGGAGTTGACTTTACTCTTGTGGAGAAGTCAACACCTTGCTTCGATAGGGAAGTGTTGAAGGACCCCAAAGGACTCGAAGCTATCTTCTTAAGAGATTACTTTGAAGAGAGGTCAACTTGGAAGGTTGGTAAAACTTCTGAGGTTTCCAATGGAAATAGTGAAGATTATGTCAAAGCAACGATTGTTTTTGGAAGAGAAGATGTCGAGGGGCTGAGAAGATGGGTGCTAAATCAGTGGAAGAGAAGTAAGGAATTCAACACACcacaatatatatcaaaatttgtGGTGACGTGTGCTTTTGTGTGGGCTAGTTTGGTTAAAACAAGATGCagaaatgatgaagaagaagatgtcAAAGAGGAGTTCTTTCGTTTCGCTGCAGATTGCAGAGATCGCCTTGAGCATCCTGTGCCAAAAACTTACTTTGGAAACTGCTTAACTCTCTGTTATGCAATGCTTAAGAGAGAAGACCTCAAGGGAGAGAGTGGTTTTGTGAATGCGGTCAAGGTCATTGAAAGGGCAGTGGCTGATATGAAAAGTGAACTCTTCAAAGATGCAGAAAATTGGAGGGAATCTTTTACGAAGATGTTTGTGTTGGGAAGCACTTTGATAGTTACAGGGTCACCAAAATTCACTGTTTATGAGACTGATTTTGGATTTGGAAGGCCTACCAAAGTGGAAATGGCACATTCCTTTAAGGGTATGTCTCTGGCCGAAACTGGGGATAATGAAGGAGGACTTGAGATTGGCTTGGTGTGCACAAGTACAGaatatgaatatttaatttcccTCATTGAACAAggacttcaaatttcaaagtCTTAA